CATATGAAGTCTCTTGTTAAAGATGCTTTGCTTTGATCTTGTCATCTCTCAGATTATGACCCGTGCACCAACTACAAAACCATCAACGACAACTGGAGAAACGTAATTGGTTACGGTCATACAAATGGTCTGAATGCTGATTATGATGACACTCATGGTAACTGGGATGGCTGGTATCGACTCTACCTTAATGGGTTGAGCGCTCAGATGCCTGAATGGTGCGTGTCTGACATGGCGTGTGGAGGTTTTAGTTCTCTGTGGCTTGGTGGACCTCATCCTCAGGTAGCAGATGGAGTTGTTACTCGTGACATTTACGGTTCCCACTTTGAGCAGTGCAGTTACTACAGATCTGACCCAATCCAAGTCAAAGCTTGTCCTGGAAAGTATTACGTCTACAAATTCACCAAACCTCGACTTTCAATCCCAGCTCCTGTTTATTGTGCAGGTACATCATTTTTCATCTTATACTGTATCTGACAGGAATATTGGAAATTATTGTAGGTTTTCATACAATTGTCTAAagtccattccactgtggtatATAATGTTCTGTTTCTTCTTTTCAATAGTCCGTTTCACCGCTCCAAGTATCGACCCCTGCAACAAATATAAAATTCTGAATGACACTTGGAGAGCAACAAATGTTTCCCATGACTGGAACGTTAGAAACTGTGATTTTTTCCAGGGCTGGTATAGACTGGTTTACAACGGTCAGAGTGCTCAGATGTCAGAATCCTGTGTTAGTCAGTGTGGCACTCTTTTCCCAATGTGGCTCAACGGCTCTCATCCGCAGCTGGAAGATGGAGTGGTCATGCGACACATATGTGCATCCGATTTAAATGACTGCTGCTATTTTAAATCTATCCCTATTCAAGTCAAGGCTTGTCCAGGAAATTACTATGTTTATGAGTTTGCAAATCAAATATTTTGTGGAGCGTACTGCGTAGGTGGGTGTTTACTTATATGTATTTGTCATTTACATTCCTGTCTTAATTATTGATATACATACAATTTTTCTAATGTCAGACATCACAAGACTTGGTGCAGCCTCTTTGACAACGGCAACAACACCAAGAACATCAACCACAGCAATAACCACAGCAACAACACCAAGAACACCAACAGCCATTACTCGCCCAAACACTACTGGTATTGTCTTGCTTCATTAAGTTTTAATAGCATTTCTGGACAGGCACTTAATTGTtaacacatacaaaaacaaataacacaatTTCTCACTATGACACACAATCAACTCATATCAAAAGTCATTTATAATTCTGGCTTAGTTGCATTGAAGACACACCCAGTGACTTTACTACATTAAGATAATCTTCTGCTTcaggaaaataaatgataaaaaaacaacaccatACAACACAGTATGCAACAGATTAAAAAAGTATTatacttttaataaattatttaaactttcttATAAATGTTAATATACTCTCCATTCCAATTTACCCAGTCATACTGACACAGTGAACATTGTTTACTGCAGAATTTGTCACAGTAAGAGGACAATAACTAAACAATTGTCTTCTGTTTGTTTGGCACTATATTCTCAGAGGTTGCACCTTCCAGGTTTGATCCATGCTATAATTATACCACTCTTGATGAATACTGGAGAGACATACACCAAGATCCCTTTCAGTACTCTCAATATAATGACAGTCTAGTTGAATGGAGCGGCTGGTATCGACTGTATCTGAATGGACAAAGTGCGCAGATGTCTGAGTGGTGCGTGAGTCGTGTTGGTTGTGGTGGTAATCTTGGACTGTATCTCAACGGTTCTCATCCAAGACTTGAGGATGGAGTGGTGACGCGTGAGGTTTTTGGAAGTTATATGAACTCTTACCAGTGCGGAGGCTACAGGTCTGCATCCATCCAGGTCAAAGCCTGTCCTGGAGATTATTACGTCTACAAGCTTGTCAAGCCAGATCTGTCGATTTACAAGCCGTCATACTGTGCAGGTACATTACTATTTATCCCTGGAATAAGTTTAGCCCAAAGATTTACCATGTAGCAGATTCAATTTGAGCATTTTCAGTTTAGAGAGGCTCAGCCTAACATGAGGGTATCACAATAAtagtacatatttatttataaaaaaaatattttaaaagtatttgcaTAATATGGCAGGGTTGCATACTAAACCTATTCTAGACATATTCCACTGTATTGATACACATGCGTAACAACTATGCAAAACAACTAATTTTGCTGATTTCAATACAATTTTGCgtctgttttttaaaaaatgtcaattaatttaatgtaaaactAGTTATGTTTTTATCTCTGTAAACCACTCTGATAAACAGTTCAAACGAGTAGATGGGTGTTTCTGTCTTTAATCATTTCTATGGATGACTATGACATACaagggttggacaatgaaactaaCACAGCTTGTTTTAGACTACAATTATGCATTAGTATGGTGTTGGGCTTCCTTTTGCGGTCAATACAGTATCAATTAGTCTTAGGAATATCACATACATGTCCTACACAGTGGCCAGAatgattttgagccattcttcttgcagaatagtggtcAGGTCACTAGGTGATGCTGCTGGAGGAAAACCTTTCCTGACTatttcctgactcgctcctccaaaacaccccaaaatgGCTCAATAATATGTAGATCTGGTGATGTGCAGGCCacgggagatgttcaacttcacctATATGTTCAtgaaaccactctgtcaccagtcttgcggTGTGTATTGGTCATCCTAATACATAGCACTGCCTTCACGATACAAGGTTTAAaacattgggtgcacatggtccgcCAGGATTGTTAGGTAGTCTTTGGCAACCCATCTAGCTCAAGTTTTGagcctagggaatgccatgatattgcagcccaaataATCACTaatccacccccatgcttcactctgggcatgcaacagtccAGGTGGTACGCTTcttttggggcttctccacacttcTCCTGGATAtgagaaagacagtgaaggtggaattatcagagaacaatacatgtttcacattgtcgaCAGCCCTAactgctggcaccattgaaaccaATGTTTGGCATTGGCACGAGTGACCAAgggtttggctatagcagcccaACCTTGAATATTGATCCCATGGAGCTGCCAAccaacagttttggtggaaacaggagagttgaggtgTACATCTTTTTTTGCAGTGagttgatcagctgtagttttattttttggctgcaATCTGGGTTAAAATCCAGACATTCCTTTCAGACAGATTCCTCTGGGTCCACAGTTCCTTCTGTTGGATCTGCATcacaacttttcaatccagatggacggggcaaacattactgcatccaaaaaggtgaaaagccttggagtaacgattgatgaccaacctaaacttctctgaccacatctctagaactgctcgatcttgcagattcgcactctacaacatcagaaagatccgacccttcttatctgaacatgcagctcatctccttgttcaagctcttgttctctccagactggactattgcaactctctactagccgggctaccagctaactctatcaaacctcttcagctgcttcagaatgcagcagcacgagtggtcttcaatgaacctaaaagagcacatgtcactccgctgctcatccgtttgcactggctgccagttgctgcttgcatcaaattcaaagctttgatgtttgcctacaaagcgacttctggctttgctccttcttatctgctctcacttctgcagacttatgtgccctccagaaacttgcgttctgtgaatgaacgtcgcctcatggttccatcccaaagaagGAAGAAAAccctttcccgaacgctcgcattcaatctgcccagttggtggaatgaactccctaactccatcagaacggcagagtcactcgctattttaaagaaacgactaaaaactcaactatttagtctccactttccttactaatctgcaattccctctggcttctccactaactacaaaaaaaaaaaagactaatgttttgcttctcacactgtctttacacacctgaaacttgtttacagcacttattcattgttgctcttatagttgtgtaaattgcttgcttgtcctcatttgtaagtcgctttggataaaagcgtctgctaaatgactaagtgaaaatgtaaatgtaaatcttgGTGGTTTGCGGACATTACTCTGGATTCTGTGGCTATTGAtaatcacaaagacttgctgtatTGGTCACAGATGTGCCAGCAAGACACACACCAACAATTTGTCCACTTTTAAGCTCTGATATGTCACCCATAATGTTGtgagcattgcaatattttaagcaaaactgtgctattactTTGCTAATTAAAtcttcacactctgctcttactggtggaatCAAGATCAATGAACATTGGCAATCAAGGTGCAGAAATTTAGCCATGAATCCTGCAACGTTAAATTGGCCCGTTTTTCATTGTCCAACCGTGTAGTTATTGCTACATGTactgtaatgtgttttatattaaaagtaaattttacaattaaaaattttaaaaggtTTATTAGGTGCTACACTTTTGCTGGAGGTAAAATTTTTAGTGGGGCTgagtataat
This portion of the Danio rerio strain Tuebingen ecotype United States chromosome 3, GRCz12tu, whole genome shotgun sequence genome encodes:
- the LOC141381092 gene encoding uncharacterized protein, with the protein product MTVAYQNITSDPCNNYQSLDRPWRGNNESRDRICDRGFSWNGWYRLFYYGMDIQIPETCVLSDRCNTYITLTLNGPHPQIEDGVVIRQVCGAAYDTRCCVYKPKPIRVKACPGKYYVYELVNPDVWCAGYCTNVSSISQPTTTISPVVTTVSSNNQNYDPCTNYKTINDNWRNVIGYGHTNGLNADYDDTHGNWDGWYRLYLNGLSAQMPEWCVSDMACGGFSSLWLGGPHPQVADGVVTRDIYGSHFEQCSYYRSDPIQVKACPGKYYVYKFTKPRLSIPAPVYCAVRFTAPSIDPCNKYKILNDTWRATNVSHDWNVRNCDFFQGWYRLVYNGQSAQMSESCVSQCGTLFPMWLNGSHPQLEDGVVMRHICASDLNDCCYFKSIPIQVKACPGNYYVYEFANQIFCGAYCVGGCLLICICHLHSCLNY